The window ATGTTGTAATAGATGTGCATAGGCACATGTATAAGAAAGGGAATTATTTGACATAATTATCAAAAAATTTACTTGACATAATGCTCATTTATAAGAAAGGGATTTAATTTGACATAAAGTTCATACACCATCATTTAATTATGACTTATTAGTGATACCTAAGATTCACACGCATATAGACGCATCACCCAATCTTGCATTGTTGATTTGACCCGAATGGTAGGTTCAAGAGTCACTGAGTCAGAGTCGAATTTACGGTGTAATATATGGTACGTAAATTTAATAAATTTTGTTTAAAtcttatatatatttaaaaaaattatcaaatttttaattaaaaatttaattattattatatattaatGTGATGTCACTATGAAAATCAATAAACTTCAAATCGTAAATCCAGTTTTTAGCAAAACTCAAATATTTTTCTGATATGTTAGTTGTATAGTTTTGCCACCGACAAATAGGCCAAAACAAACCTTTAAAATTTGCACCAAACATTCAGACCACTCAAGATTTATTTGTGGCATCTAAAGTTTCTGTCACTGTGACACATCACACAAGGAGAATCATGATGCCAATCCCTCGCTGGCCCTGATCAGATTTGATTGCAATAAAACTTTTCTTTttgatttttaatattaaaatgattTTGGATTTTAAGGCCTCatttgaaattatgatttcaaatcatgtttggAAATGCAATTTAGATATTTTAAGttagtattttctcttatagacataaaaaccctacaagttatgaaaactatcaaaatattctcaattcttatacaatcttaccaaatgagcaagtcatagttcataacaaaactaGTACACTACTAGAAAATCTTTCTAAAGAATATAacattaattaattaaactttagttcaataaaaacgaaaatttaacatgaatagtaatgtaattactctttaatataatcctcccacataaattaaaagttggtagacataaataaaagttagtggaagttaatgagattgataAATGACTGACGTGTGTAATTGTTAAAAATCCCTACCAACTTAtaggtctttttttacaaaatataaaattataggttaaattttatatttaaaaaagttgaaaccatgatttcaaacctcaaatcatgcctttttggatgatttggagtTTGAagacatgatttgaaaccatgagtgaaaacgcatatccattaatttggagccatgatttcaaatcatgatgtGAAAacgcatggccaaacgcctactaaaagtTGTCATAAATTGAAGGTCATTTCTCCGCATATCGTCATTTATTAGCTCAAACAAACACAAAACCGAGAAAATGTTTACCACGTTTGACATttcacaaatcaaacaaaatcatttttttgGCTGAGATTTCGTTTTTGTACCTTAAAATTTTGACATTTATGTTATTAGCTAGGGAAGGGGAGGACCACTAGCTCTTAGAAAAATTCTTGATGACCAAACATATGAACTCATTATTCATCTTATGGACCACATAACGAATTCGATGGACACCAAGTCATACATGGGACAAAATCAAGTTCAAAAAAATTTCAAACTGTCTCTTTGTTAAGTCGTAACGcgaatttgaaaagaaaaaaaaaacttaatcttGTAACAAATTTTGTTTTAGAAGTTGCCGAGATACAAGATagtcaaaaccaaaaaaaaaaaaaaaaaaaacaactagaTGCATGCTATTTTACTTAAAAACTCACTGTTAATCAAGATTGGGAATTGACTTCTAGATTTCACATATAAAGTCTTAAAAGATGAATCCCATCTCATATTGAGTTTCAGTTTCATAATGTAAACAAAGATAATTGTCCATTAGTTATGAAGTACGAACCAACTGTCCTCTTTCGGTACTGCCTAATTAAAGCTTTAATGATTTTGACTAGAAGCCCTCATCATTAGTGCAGATCTGGTCCTGGTTATTACTCCTTTCAAAAAACTCTTAAGGGTCGTTTGGATGCAGGATATGGTGTAATATCTCAGGATTATATTTGAGATTAATTTATTATTCTGTTTGATAGAAGATATAAATTACGttgagataaatttataccttctatcaaATAAAGTATAAATTAATTCTAAATTTAATCCTGAATATCCCGCCTTATACTAGAATAGAATTTATCTTGTACGCATCTGAAGATAGCCACTGTAGATTCCGTtgtcatccaaaaaaaaaaagttttttttattttttctttaattgcAAGCTTTCACAACCATACGAATACTATGATATGTTTAAAATTATAAGTTTTATAGGTCTTATAATCACAAATGCTATGTCATGGCTAAAATATAAATTCTTAAAAAATCTTATAATCATACAAATATTATGTCATAACTAAAATAACAAATATCAAAAGTCTTTCTTCTTCGCAAACCTTTGTGTCATTCAAATTATTATGCGATATAAGATGAAATGAAGGGAATAGATCTGTAAAAAAAAATTCCCATCGAAGTTACTAATTAAGCTTTAAATCTTcataaaaacaaacaaaaactCTTCCGAATTTGCATACATGCACACTATTTATTTAAAGAAAAAAGAcattaattccaattttattttattttttaaaaagggcACAGTAAGCCAGACCTGCACCAACAAGTACACGTGGAAGCATACTGTGATTTGgagtttatttatttttaattaattagttaATGTTATCTTCATCTAGTTGTTAGTGATTTGGAGTTTGTCTCCGAATTTATCTCTGATGGTAGCCGCCTAGCCGGCATCACCGGCAGTGGCATTGCTGCTAATAATCTCAACATAAGTGGCATTTTACTCAAAGTGTCAACACAACATCGACATTATCGTCTAACTTTTACTTTCTCGATCTTTTCACTTTGCCCAACACGAAGTTTGTGTGAAATTGTAATTTAGAACATTCCTGAATTTGACATGTAAAAACATCTCATTAAGTTTTCATCACTTAACCTAAAAGTTCACAACTAAATTCAAAAGATTCATTCCTTAATACTAGTAGTAAATAGCTTTCTTTTGTATGGATACATTTTAGGAATAATTCAGAGACCTCCATTCAAGTTTTGATTCACGATATTAACTTCTCTTATAATTTTTGATATTACAGTTATCTCTCATATTGAAATATtttttgtaacaattcttttaacctatttattattaatataaaagaattatattttgattaatttGCACTTACTAATActttttatgtttaattaattcGAATTCGCGTTATGAGCTAAAACATGAAGAGAAGTAAGTGTAATATATCGTTATTCACAAGACAGATTATTTTTTATCTGGATTTTGACTATGTTGAATTCGGTCTactaaagagaaaaaaaaagactcCTAGTACTTCTTTTATTATTCTGATTACTCGAAACTCCGTTAAGGATGGATAGATCATATTTATCCACCACGACACATGATGGCAAGTATTACTCTCTCCGTCTCtcaataagtgtcatcttagcagAAATTATGTTccttaaaaaattaataaatacaatGTGAAGTTTATTAAACTATTCCTATTTATtagatgttttttttaaaaattaagcaatattaaagagGACTTCATTTTTAATGCTAAGGGCATAGTTAGAAATATTTGTGAACTTTTGTCATGAGTTTCTAAGGTAATACTTCTTTTGAGCAATTTTTTGAGAGGGAGGGAGTAtgctaagagcccgtttggcttagcttataagttgctgaaaacaacctataagttgttttcagtttttttttagtgtttgactgaccagcttataagtcattttgtacttaaaataagtccaaaaaaataaattgacCCATTTGGCttggcttaaaaaaagcagcttataagctgcttttgtTAAGCTCATCCAATCTTTTTGAATTTTgtgtcaaataaaaaaaaaataatctttttgagatggagggagtacttaTTAATTTAGGATAATAATAACTTTAAACTCTAGTTTTAAATTTATATAGGTGTTTTTCGTTACACACTGGTGTAGTGGTGTTATAACTCTCACTTCAAGTCACTCTTTGTCTCACATTGAAACACACATTAAAGAGTCCATATCACACGCTAATACTTCCAAATCTCAAATTTCTCTCTCCCGTTATGATTAATTTCCTGCTTCTTTCTTATCTCTAGAACTCAATCATTTACTCTTTTTTGCCTCTTTTGATCTATAAAAATAATTGTTTCTTGCCAAACTTCAGCCAAAAACAATGGCAGAAACAGCAAAATATACACCTATCAATGGTGGAACTCTAATAACAGACTTGAAAACTCACTTTTCAGTTCTTAAAACAAAAAGAACTGTTGCTTGTGCATATGGTTTTGTGTTAGTTTTCATTGTTGTCACTACTTTCTTGGCTTTTAGTCCTTCTAATAACCCTTCTTCTCCATGGTTCACTAACATTTTTTCtttaaacaaagaagaaaatGGTTCTTATAGATCTCACTTCTCTTCAATTTTCTCTAACCTTTTCCCAAAATCTTCACAGCAAGTTGAGAATCTTAGTTCTAATGTTCCAAGAACTTCAAACAACAAATTTGAGCAACCCCATTTGGATAAAAAGCCATCAATTGGTCAAAAAACTCAAAATTATACTCAGAATAATGAGTCTTTTGATAAAGTTGGAGTCTTTGAAAAGCCCTTAAATCTTTCTGTAAATGTACCTACAAATTCTTCTGTGTTGAGTAATAAAGAATCATCAGTTGTGAAGAATCAAACTCAAAGTACAGATTTTGATGATAAAGTTGGAATCTTGAAAGCAAATCACAGCACAATTCAGGCTCCCAAGTCTCCAGCAACTGTAAATGAGACTCAAACTAAAGATTTTGTTGATAAAGTTGGAATCTTGGAAGCAAATGACAGCACAATTCAGGCTCCTAAGTATCCAGCAACTGTAAATGAGACTCAAAGTAAAGATTTTGATGATAAAGTTGGAATCTTTAAGGCAAATCAGAGCAGAATTGAGGGTCCTAAGTCTCCAGCAACTGTAAATCAGACTCATAATAAAGATTTTGATGATAAAGTTGGAATCTTCAAGGCAAATCAGAAGCAAAATTCAGCACCAAAGTCCTCTTCTGAGGAAAAAAGTGTTAACAAGAATGGAGAAAAAGGAATTGCAGAAAAGGAAGTGAGGAGAAATTATACTTCTTCTCTGGGGAAGAAGCAGATAAAGGGGACAAATTTGGAAAAGAAAAGAGATGGAGATTTGGTTAAGTCTTTGTTGAATTGTGATTTCTTTGATGGGAATTGGGTGACAGATGAATCATACCCTTTGTATAAACCTGGTTCTTGTTCTCTTATTGATGAACAATTCAACTGTTTTCGTAATGATAGGCCTGATACTGGTTACTTGAAGATGAAATGGAAACCCAAGGCCTGTAGTCTTCCCAGGTATGGGCTCTTAAATTTTCTTGTTTTTCCCATTTCTAGTTAGTGTAGATTAGAATTTTCTTGCCAAAAACTAAAATATAAAGTTAACTAGAGCAACTTTAATTTGATGTACTCGTGAAGTTTCATTGCCTTATGGAGTGTGATAAGTTAACTATAATCTGTGCTATATGTTAAATTGATTTACTCAGTAACTAAACAATGACCCCCCTTGCTTTTTAATAAAATTGATCTCTAATCAATTATGTAATGTATATTCAGATCTTCAAAGGATATATTCTTGATAAAGGGAATTAAATATCTTTGATATGAATAAGCTGCTGCAACATTCAGTGTTTAATTGTTCTAAAAGTTAACTTTTGGAACTTTTTAACAGATTGAATGCCACTCATATGCTGGAATTGTTAAGAGGAAAGCGTCTAGTATTCGTTGGCGATTCCCTCAATAGGAACATGTGGGAGTCCCTTATTTGCATTCTTAGAAACTCAGTAAAAAATCAGAAAAAGGTTTATGAAGTATCCGGAAGACACCATTTCAGGACGGAAGCTTCATATTCGTTTATATTCGAAGTGAGTGTCTGATGTAGGCTGATTCGTTTCTAGTATCAGAATTCATCGTCGATGTTTCTAGTCTTAGTTTTTATTCTTCTTTAAAATTTTCAGGAGTATAAATGCAGAGTTGAGTTCTTTGTGTCTCCTTTCTTGGTCCAACAATGGGAAGTTGCAGATAAAAAAGGAGGGAAGAAGGAAACGCTCCGACTTGATTTGATTGGAGAGTCTGCTGATAAGTATAAAGATGCTGATATCCTAGTCTTCAACACCGGCCACTGGTGGACTCACGAGAAGACTTCCTTAGGGTAAAATCTATTTTGTGCTTTTTCAACATGCATAATCAAGTAGTTTATGATTAATTAACTTTAACATTAAACAATGCTGGATGTTTCAGGAAGGACTATTATCAAGAAGGAAGTCATATGCATAATGAACTAAACGTTCTTGAGGCCTTTCGAAGAGCATTAACAACATGGGGAAGATGGATCGATGCCCATATAAATCCCAAGAAGACGTTTGTTCTCTTCAGAGGTTATTCCGCTTCTCATTTCAGGTAATAACTCGAACTTCAAAACCAAATCACATTAACTTGTTGATAGCTCTAGCTCTAGCTCTAGTTATTTACTGTTTAGTTTAAGATAAGTACTAATTTATTATTAGTAGTACTTCACGACTAATTGATTACTACTTCCTCCTTCCCATTTGAACTGTCGCCTTAGCTCTTTTGAGGCCTatcaagaaaacaataaatacaAGGTATAATTGTTAAGTTACCCGGATTTAGTAAAGGTAGAATGATTTTTCCTCTTAAGTATTGTGCATACTTCTTTAATATTAAGGGTATAGTTGGAAACAATTGTCAACTTTAGTTTTGAATTCTAAAGTGATAATTatttgggacaaatttttgagCTAAAACGACATTTAAAATGGGATGTAGGGGTCTTTATGTCTAGCATTAGAATTGATTTCATCACCATTTGGATTAAATTATATATCCTTTCGCAGTGGCGGGCAATGGAATTCTGGCGGGGCATGCGATAGTGAAACAGAGCCGATAAAGAACGACACGTATTTGACCCCCTACCCGTCCAAGATGACAGTATTAGAAAACGTCTTCAAAGGAATGAAAACTCAagtatcatatctcaatattacAAGAATGTCAGACTATAGAAAAGACGGACACCCATCGATATATAGGAAACCGCATTTGACGGACAAGGAGAGGAGAGCACAATGGAGGTATCAAGACTGTAGCCATTGGTGTCTCCCCGGTGTACCTGATGCTTGGAATGAGCTGTTATATGCTGAAATTTTGGTAAGACTACACCAGAAACAACAAGAGAAAAAGTCATAGGTTAACAAACACTATGTTTAACGGACTTTTCAAAAATGTGGTCGGGTGCATGTTTGATTCTCCAAAAGTAGTTATAGTTCATTTTTGGAGAATCTGACACGACATTTTTGGAGAGTACGGCAACATAGAATTTACAAACACACATAGGAGTCATGTACATTGAAATAATGAGTCACGCCTATATAAAATGTGctggcttttttttttctttgtttttttggcTTTGTTCTCGAAGTTACATTTCTATATAGGGAAAATAGAACAAAGAAACCACCTGAAGAAGATCCAAAGAAAGAGTAAATTATGTAAGAGAGGAAGAGAGAGTTGAAGTTTCCCTTGAAAAAAGAAATTTTGATGTTTAATTATCGTTCTCTCATGCTATAAAGTGTTTTCAAGTCTTTGAGGGCTTGGAAAGTGTAAATTCTCAATAGTTTATAATTTATAATATAAATTTTGAATAATTTAAGGAAGGATACTTATTGTTCTTTTAGATCATGTTACGCACAATGATGTTTGTTGAAAATCGTGAGTTTCTTTATATATAGTATGTTGTCAAAGATGTATGTGTTCAAGCCTTTTTAGGCATAGCATATTTTTAATCCTTTTTCATTAAATTAAAGGTGTTGATTGTGACGCTAATCTTTCGAGGCTTTTGATGAGAGCTTGCGTGTCGTGTCTAAAACCTTGGGAACTAATTATGTATAGAGTACTTTTATACTTTAGTCCCTTTTGTTGAACTTCACATGGGGTGTTTCGACTATGAATTTTCACTTCTTGTTTGATATGGGAATTATATGTTTTCTACGATGTAATGTTAGTGTTCAGCATGTCGTTGAACTATATTGGGTAAGGGGCCGTTTAATTCACACGTTATTTATGCCGTAGTTATAATGCAAAAAACTGTTGACATAGTAATTAGCAGTACTACGTATACCACTTTTTTTCTAACCCCCATTTTGAAGGATCTATGATGTTTCCACACTTTTCTTCCGGCGTGACTCGAATTCTGGACCTATTGATCGTGAGTGGAGGTGTTTTACCAACTAAGCGACTGTCACTTGTCACTAATTTATCATTTCATTATAACACTCGTTAATAATTACACCTGaaacatttttctttttaatctgtccCAAGAATGTCACCTCTCTACATTTGAAATAATTTAagtttatgagatgatttatagctatataaatatttaaaatttgtTTTGAACTACAAAagtctttttattttttggttaaaTTACGTCAAGTTAAATGGTGTCGCATAAATTGAAATATAGAGAGTACTAATTATGTCAGTAAAACAAAACAAAGCATGTAGTAGGACTATAGTTGTTGCGTCCAAGTCACGGGTGGTACTAGATGGAGCAAGATACTGACAAGTGATTCAAATACTCTGAGCTTCCAATTCAAGTTTTTGTATTCTTTCTTGGATCCTACTACTTTTTTCACGCTTTCCACTGGACGGTGCTGAAAAGCTTCACAAATTATGCAAGAGTTGACTGTGAATTGTTAGAAATCTTATAATTTCAAAAGTATTGCTTCACTTTTCAAAATAATTCTTCATATCTAAATAAAGTAAGAGGAAAAGTGCCTTTATTGGAGTAATAATTGCTGAAATTTTCGTCGGCTATCCCTTTTTGGTAATAGTTTAGTAAATGATCTTCCGTGTACTACAATATTTTTTTCACTATTTATGAACTTTTAGATCACGATTTAAAGATCCCTTTGGAGCAAAATGAAAGTTTATGAAAAAATATTAGATTGTAGAGTAAAATTTTGTAAGTAATAAGTAAACGTTATCTGTAAAGTTGAGAAATATATGAGCAAACGTTTGATCTGAATCTAACATTGTTTGGAAGAGTCATTTTGGTTATATTTGCGCAACTTTTAAAAATAGGAATAAAATTTAAATAAGGGCCTAAAAAAGGAACATTTGTGTAAGTCAGCCCAATTATTGAGATAACACGCAAAATGTAAGGCCTCCGAAACTATTCATTGGTGGCCTACATATATGTTGGATCACACCAGGCTGAAGATAATTGATCCAGTataagggtcatttgcactttccCCCTAATTTTATGTTGGTGTTTAATATTTGCTCCTCACAACAAACAATTTTTTTGCGGACATAAGAACCAATGCCCGCTAGGAATAAATTCGattttgaaggataaaaattaaagaccagcctatTTGAAGGGAAAAATGTGCAATTGGTTTAAATTGGCTGAAGTTCAAACTCTCCTAAGTTTTTTCCACCATCATATTGGTTTAAATTTACTTGTTCGACATAATACAAAAACAAGCCCTCAAACGGCAAGCATGTCCtgcaactttgggtgtgcacaagtagacacctcaacttgtctccactttATCAGTTGAAcgctccaacttacaaaatgatcatctagccACCTCCAAAGTTTATGTGTCAGGTCAACATTATTTTTACatattcaactttatacaagttgagctGCCTACTTGTGCACCCTCAAAGTTGGAggggcatacttgccagctgaggccaaATTTGATGGTCTGTTTATCTATTATGCCTATAAGTATTTCACTCTTAACTATTAAACTTATGACTCAATAAGTACCTACACCATTTAAGAGAAAAATCTTTCTTCAAAGCATTCTTACAATAATAGTATTGACAGTTGCTAGTCAAAATACCTCTATTATTTAGCATGCATTTCATAAACTGTAAGCATCGAATAAACAAAGACCTACCAATTCAAGCTCACTAAGCACTTCTAAATGCAGAGGCAGTCTGAAGTTGCATAACTAGCTAAATTTTAAATAGTTTCCTAAAAACTGgctatgttgtaaatgatgtccTTACAAGCGATTTTATCTCTGGTGTCATTTTCACGTCAAAATTATATTCGGAAATGAATTTCACCTGAAATAAAAGTTAAAGTTTGTAAATGAACCATCCTCAAATTAAATTTTCAGCAAGATGATAATAATAGGAATTGTGTAACCTTCCTTTTTAGCATAGAAAGAAATTGTTTCGTGTTGCATATCAAAAGGAACTGATTGTATTTTTCTACCTCCTCGATAAGTAATGATTTTGCAACCTAATTGGATAAACCTTAAAGCATTTTGAAAGGAACTGCACCAGTTTAAGCATGCTTTTGCCTTTTCATATGATTTAGAAACATTTCAGGCAAACATCTAGAAAATATTGCGAAGCAAGATCatcgagtccggagcctaaagggtataaaaatacatggTATTTATCAAAAGGGGATgcccaaaaatttatataccaaaaggggtatatcgtgggctgatccacgatataccccaaagtTTTTTTTCGGCTGTCAGAGCCAATcaacgaattttttttaaaaaaataaactttgaacgtataacgtggactgatccacgttttacctctaaagtttttttttttttttttttttttgcgcgagcactaaaaaaaaaaaaaaattggtaaactttttttttttgtgcaacacttagtgtgtttttttatactttgaccaatgattaatcGTGTGTGacgactccgaaacgtcaatattttatatagaacctgatatttttttctgcgtacaataatgtaggctcaatacatcaaggatacgtagacgttcggatcgtcattttaggggttgaaaaggtgcccgaagtaagttttatttgaaaaaacttagtgtttttttcatactttgaccaatgattagtcgtgtgtgaagactccgaaacgtcaatattttatatagaacttgatattttttctgcgtacaataatgtaggctcaatacatcaaggatacgtagacgttcggatagtcattttaggggttgaaaaggtacccgaaataagttttgtttaaggtttaagtgttttgttttttaaggttttgatttaaatgtgttattttttaatcacgacaaaacattattttgaatataaatataattctacaagatatagggagaaaaactagttgtaaagtggtcaaactttagatggtcataactttgcgctcggacgtccgttttacgcattttttttttgaacttgcgtattttttcgagatctacgcagACAAACTGCCGCacggcggtttggccgagccgatttttaaaaaactccttttatcccattcaatttcgattttcccccaaattggcgtgaaattttcagttttatttacttataagatgatgatacgcaatagatttcaacgtaaaaatcgcGGGGTAATgtatctgtgaatgtcaattgcggtttcaatttttgaaaataaagctgattaattttctcgacatataaagttgactaaaataaccttacagtcaaacactaagttttttcaaacaaaacttacttcgggcaccttttcaacccctaaaatgacgatccgaacgtctacgtatccttgatgtattgagcctacattattgtacgcagaaaaaaaaatatcaggttctatatgaTATGATCGGATCCCGGACACGCGAGAGCTCAGCCCGGGAGGAATGCATGGTTCCCTGGCGCTTCATGGAAAAGTGGTTGGCTGATTAGTGAGGTCTTAAAAACGTCATAGAATTCATGATCGGTCATTCCATTTTTGAAAAAGGCAACAAAAGAGAGAAAGGAAGAAatcaaaaaggagaaaaagaatcaTACTTCTTCTTCGtctaaaatattgacgtttcggagtcttcacacacgattaatcattggtcaaagtatgaaaaaacataCTAAgtgttgcacaaaaaaaaaaagtttaccaatttttttttttagtgctagcgcaaaaaaaaaaaaaaaaaaattttagaggtaaaacgtggatcagtccacgttttacaaaacatatttgtaaaacgtggactgatccacgttatattttgtataacgtggatcggTCCACGTTATacgttcaatttttttttttttaatttttcgttgATTGGCTCTGACAGCCGAAAAAAAactttggggtatatcgtggatcagcccacgatataccccttttggtatataaatttttgggcATCCCCTTTTGataaataccgtgtatttttataccctttaggctctaGACTCCAAGATCATCAATGCATATGCTAAATATATAACTCGCCTTGGAATAGAGTTTGGAAGGGAGTGCTTTACTAATCCCCACTGAAATTTTCGACGCAAAGCCTAATTAGTTGGGCCTCAACGAGTACTGAACAGTGGATCAGAATTAAATTAAAAGAACGAGGAggctgtgtttttttttttccctctctttTTAGATATCGTATTATTAACAAATTAAACTTGTCTTTGTGAAGCATCCAGTCTCCATGGTTCTGAAACTTCCAATATGCAGTAGAAAGTTTTGACATGTATATACTGAACATCATTTTGTGTaaagtaagaaagaaagataTCCATCGGTATCACATGTATTGCTTACAAACTATTAAATATTTACAAAATCAAATTATTAATAGAGTAATTATATATTAATCTCTGTGATAAACGTTGAATTgataatttgataaaaaaatactTGTAACTAATCTGTTATCACAACTAAATACACTagtaatataatttttttttacaccGTCAATATAGGAACTTAGATACTTCTACAACATGCCAGACACAACATGCTCCTACTATGTATCTTTCTCTTTATTTTGTCTTTTGTGGGGCTAATAAGTGTCCACATTTCCATGATTTCAAACAAGGGCATAAGGTTGATGTCACATTTATGCTGGAAAGCAATATCTTGTGAAGTAGTAATAAATAAATACCGTAAGTAGTTATACGTACTGTACTCTTAATTTATCATTAAAGGCTTAGAGGGGGAAACTCTGCTGATTTATTCTGATCGATATAAACAAATGTTCCCTGTACCTCATAGAGCCATTATTCTCCTTAGCATTTATTTCTCTTCATGAATAGTTTCTGGCATTGGATAAACaataaatttatttaaaaatCTACCTTATTTCCCCAGAAAATGAACAAGATGTTTCAATATACGTCCGTTCAACATATTAGTACTTTTGAATAACTATACCGTTTTAATGAACTAGTTATCTTAAGCTATTTCAATCTATTTGGTTTAACGACTACATGATCATTTGAGTTCCGCAATCATCATTTGAGAATA is drawn from Lycium barbarum isolate Lr01 chromosome 8, ASM1917538v2, whole genome shotgun sequence and contains these coding sequences:
- the LOC132607375 gene encoding protein trichome birefringence-like, whose translation is MAETAKYTPINGGTLITDLKTHFSVLKTKRTVACAYGFVLVFIVVTTFLAFSPSNNPSSPWFTNIFSLNKEENGSYRSHFSSIFSNLFPKSSQQVENLSSNVPRTSNNKFEQPHLDKKPSIGQKTQNYTQNNESFDKVGVFEKPLNLSVNVPTNSSVLSNKESSVVKNQTQSTDFDDKVGILKANHSTIQAPKSPATVNETQTKDFVDKVGILEANDSTIQAPKYPATVNETQSKDFDDKVGIFKANQSRIEGPKSPATVNQTHNKDFDDKVGIFKANQKQNSAPKSSSEEKSVNKNGEKGIAEKEVRRNYTSSLGKKQIKGTNLEKKRDGDLVKSLLNCDFFDGNWVTDESYPLYKPGSCSLIDEQFNCFRNDRPDTGYLKMKWKPKACSLPRLNATHMLELLRGKRLVFVGDSLNRNMWESLICILRNSVKNQKKVYEVSGRHHFRTEASYSFIFEEYKCRVEFFVSPFLVQQWEVADKKGGKKETLRLDLIGESADKYKDADILVFNTGHWWTHEKTSLGKDYYQEGSHMHNELNVLEAFRRALTTWGRWIDAHINPKKTFVLFRGYSASHFSGGQWNSGGACDSETEPIKNDTYLTPYPSKMTVLENVFKGMKTQVSYLNITRMSDYRKDGHPSIYRKPHLTDKERRAQWRYQDCSHWCLPGVPDAWNELLYAEILVRLHQKQQEKKS